In Anaerolineae bacterium, one genomic interval encodes:
- a CDS encoding ABC transporter permease translates to PEWGTMLGRAQQVFFSAPHIGIFPGLAILLSVLGFNLLGDGLRDALDPRLKD, encoded by the coding sequence CCCCGAGTGGGGGACCATGCTGGGGCGCGCCCAGCAGGTCTTTTTCTCTGCGCCGCACATCGGTATTTTCCCCGGTCTCGCTATCCTGCTGAGCGTGTTGGGGTTTAACCTGTTGGGGGATGGTCTGCGCGATGCGCTGGACCCGCGCTTGAAGGATTGA